In Desulfosediminicola ganghwensis, a single window of DNA contains:
- a CDS encoding NAD-glutamate dehydrogenase domain-containing protein, with translation MNTIINTSGPVAQGADIIRKAEGVGLDPRLLYEAVIDLSTEGLITANCINIAAGIFLEDLGLPRYFFEHIQKDSLVHLLKSIATSIKIVEGSVTLYGRVANIDFDLSYGESVGKIRIATDETRDSMEEVLEDQISGHRREYYYSPESKYFTYIIRPETVVDFPKEQYTGSRFLFSLAGDYAITPEPTRKRYESFLKKCEKAVVPHIEVFNLPETGETRLMYNSDFEKPQLPLLRRLLEDHGLTLVRAYWEPYLSKSSTPSSVCALYIQGELTRTMENALLADLRCFLSFSVSDIKDAYITGDLSYQEMLFGGNAIDFTHLFIYKESENATDREILESLTSKDHQDAFAKRLQSSNKSIYGDRLITEMVNKNLDLVKFLYALFERKFKPGAVERLKDGEIEAKWLEYDKIISSRFIDFSLGYDIFKFMFKIVSCTLKTNFYKEEKRSFCFRFDNSILDPLVFNQFVFGIFYVNGHYASGTHLRAGDIARGGLRLIRVSRANYDSELDNAVLLNYALGPKAQRLKHKDICESGSKGVVVPHPEYAGYGLEALYDYTEGIMDLMLLDDSIVDYYGKPDLIFFGPDEGTAPLMDAVAVRAKERGYPYWRTITTGKSIGIPHDTYGVLASGELFGLFNRGEEGVDLQIDGESVMVTNDMDEIYQRIGGKIVLSGMTTTSVMSSFRSLISHYGEQEENLNLMITGGPDGDLGANEIQCYKGKVCLIIDGGSILFDPEGLDKKELMKIGFMRNSDPRVNSLGFPTEKLSKKGFMVPLGSTNVTLPDGTLVEDGALFHRTFLSNPANRKYIEEADITVFIPCGGFKDTINHGNVKQFLELFRELKFIVEGANVFFDDVARRYIALTTDIQQIKDSSANKGGVYSSSVSEVLTAFLFQDSYEEQLLDNVDNRWALIRDMIELVERYASIEAKMLLEHYDKDPMVPLFDLSERTSERIFAFQEELFERIEEIVADEELVWQVLMHYIPKGLIEILGRDSILRIFSSEELQTYRNTILTKKIASMAYYRFGIDWQEYLKEVSDSFPGALYKPFAV, from the coding sequence ATGAACACGATTATCAACACTTCAGGACCAGTCGCTCAAGGAGCAGATATTATCAGAAAAGCAGAAGGGGTCGGACTCGATCCCCGGCTGCTTTATGAGGCAGTAATTGACCTCTCCACGGAGGGGTTGATTACTGCAAACTGCATTAATATCGCGGCAGGTATATTTTTAGAGGATCTTGGATTGCCGCGTTACTTCTTCGAGCATATCCAGAAAGACTCTCTTGTCCACCTGCTTAAATCAATCGCAACAAGTATCAAGATCGTTGAGGGCAGTGTCACTCTCTATGGTCGTGTTGCCAATATCGATTTCGATCTCTCGTACGGGGAAAGCGTCGGCAAGATTCGCATTGCCACCGATGAGACCCGTGATTCGATGGAGGAGGTGCTTGAAGACCAGATTTCAGGGCACCGCAGGGAATATTATTACTCTCCTGAATCTAAATATTTCACATATATCATTCGGCCTGAAACAGTAGTCGACTTTCCTAAGGAACAGTATACCGGCTCAAGGTTTCTGTTTTCTCTTGCCGGGGATTATGCCATAACTCCGGAGCCGACCAGAAAACGTTACGAAAGCTTTCTCAAAAAATGTGAGAAAGCTGTAGTTCCCCATATTGAGGTGTTTAACCTGCCTGAGACCGGCGAAACCCGTTTGATGTATAACAGCGATTTTGAAAAGCCTCAGTTGCCGCTTTTGCGTAGGCTGCTTGAAGACCACGGCCTCACCCTGGTTCGAGCTTATTGGGAGCCGTACCTGAGTAAATCAAGCACCCCTTCATCGGTCTGTGCGCTCTATATTCAGGGTGAGCTTACCCGGACCATGGAGAACGCTCTGCTTGCCGATCTCCGCTGTTTTCTCTCGTTTTCAGTAAGTGATATTAAAGATGCCTATATTACGGGAGATTTGAGCTATCAGGAGATGCTTTTTGGTGGCAATGCCATCGATTTCACTCATCTGTTCATTTATAAGGAGAGTGAAAACGCCACTGACAGGGAGATTCTCGAGAGCCTGACCAGTAAAGACCACCAGGATGCTTTCGCCAAAAGGCTGCAGAGCTCAAATAAGTCAATTTATGGTGATCGGCTGATTACCGAGATGGTGAACAAAAACCTGGATCTGGTCAAATTCCTCTATGCGCTTTTCGAACGCAAATTCAAGCCAGGAGCAGTGGAGCGGCTCAAGGACGGTGAGATTGAGGCGAAGTGGCTTGAATACGATAAAATTATTTCTTCCAGATTCATCGATTTCAGTCTTGGATATGACATTTTCAAGTTCATGTTCAAAATCGTCAGTTGCACCTTGAAAACCAACTTTTACAAGGAGGAGAAACGCTCTTTCTGTTTCCGTTTCGACAACTCCATTCTCGATCCGTTGGTCTTCAATCAGTTTGTTTTTGGCATTTTTTACGTCAATGGCCATTATGCCAGCGGTACCCACCTGCGAGCTGGTGATATCGCCCGAGGCGGTCTTCGACTCATACGGGTTTCCAGGGCGAATTACGATTCAGAGCTCGATAACGCGGTGCTGCTCAATTATGCCCTTGGTCCGAAAGCTCAGCGACTCAAGCATAAGGATATATGCGAGAGCGGTTCAAAGGGTGTGGTCGTTCCTCACCCTGAGTATGCCGGTTACGGCCTGGAGGCTCTCTATGATTACACCGAGGGCATCATGGACCTGATGCTACTCGATGATTCCATAGTCGATTACTACGGTAAACCGGATTTGATCTTCTTCGGGCCGGATGAGGGTACAGCGCCGCTCATGGATGCGGTGGCTGTGAGAGCCAAAGAGCGCGGCTATCCCTATTGGCGAACGATTACCACTGGCAAGTCCATAGGAATCCCCCATGATACCTATGGAGTTCTGGCCAGCGGCGAGTTGTTTGGCCTCTTTAATCGGGGCGAAGAAGGTGTCGATCTGCAGATTGATGGTGAATCTGTAATGGTCACCAACGATATGGACGAGATTTATCAGCGAATAGGCGGCAAGATCGTGCTGAGCGGTATGACCACTACTTCGGTGATGAGCAGCTTCCGCAGCCTGATCAGCCATTATGGTGAACAGGAGGAAAATCTCAATCTGATGATCACCGGTGGGCCGGATGGAGACCTCGGTGCCAACGAGATCCAGTGTTACAAGGGTAAAGTGTGTCTGATCATCGATGGTGGTTCCATCCTGTTTGATCCTGAAGGGCTCGACAAGAAAGAGTTGATGAAGATCGGTTTTATGCGAAACAGCGATCCCCGAGTCAACTCTCTGGGTTTCCCCACTGAAAAGCTGAGCAAGAAGGGCTTTATGGTGCCGCTGGGAAGCACAAATGTCACTTTGCCCGATGGTACGCTGGTTGAGGATGGAGCACTGTTCCACCGGACTTTCCTCTCGAATCCGGCGAACAGGAAGTACATCGAAGAAGCAGATATCACAGTTTTCATTCCCTGTGGTGGTTTTAAAGACACCATCAATCATGGCAACGTCAAACAGTTCCTGGAGTTGTTCAGGGAGTTGAAGTTTATCGTGGAAGGAGCGAACGTTTTCTTTGACGATGTAGCCCGGCGCTATATTGCCCTCACCACCGATATTCAGCAGATCAAGGATTCTTCTGCCAACAAGGGCGGGGTGTACAGCAGTTCTGTCTCCGAGGTTCTCACGGCCTTCCTGTTTCAGGATTCGTATGAAGAGCAGCTTCTTGACAACGTGGATAACCGGTGGGCGCTGATTCGGGACATGATCGAACTGGTCGAACGGTATGCTTCGATAGAGGCGAAAATGCTGCTTGAGCATTACGACAAGGATCCGATGGTGCCGCTTTTTGACCTGAGTGAGAGAACCAGTGAACGGATTTTCGCCTTTCAGGAAGAACTTTTCGAGCGGATTGAGGAAATTGTGGCAGACGAGGAACTGGTCTGGCAGGTACTCATGCACTACATCCCGAAAGGTCTTATCGAAATTCTCGGACGGGATTCGATACTCAGAATTTTCAGTTCGGAAGAGCTTCAAACATATAGAAACACGATTCTGACCAAGAAAATTGCCTCAATGGCATACTATCGGTTCGGAATTGATTGGCAAGAATATCTCAAGGAGGTGAGCGACTCGTTCCCCGGTGCGCTGTATAAACCCTTTGCGGTTTAA
- the sucD gene encoding succinate--CoA ligase subunit alpha, with protein MSIFVNKETKLLVQGITGREGQFHTRQCIAYGTRVVAGVTPGKGGQEMDGVPVFNTVREAVVQTGANTSMIFVPPAFCADAIMEAVDGGVELIIAITEGVPVMDMLKVKNFMAGKACRLIGPNCPGIITPGECKIGIMPGSIHKPGGPVGVVSRSGTLTYEVVDQLTKLGIGQTTCIGIGGDPVNGTNFIDVLSAFEADPETRGIVMVGEIGGNAEEEAAAFINEHVTKPVVGFIAGLTAPPGRRMGHAGAIISGGSGTGQAKIEAMRENGITVCENLGLIGQVCKDTFGL; from the coding sequence GTGTCTATATTCGTAAATAAGGAAACAAAGCTGCTGGTGCAGGGTATTACCGGCAGGGAAGGGCAGTTTCACACCCGTCAGTGCATTGCCTATGGCACCCGGGTTGTTGCCGGAGTGACACCGGGTAAAGGCGGCCAGGAGATGGATGGTGTTCCGGTTTTCAATACGGTTCGTGAAGCAGTAGTGCAAACCGGTGCCAACACCTCTATGATCTTTGTGCCACCAGCTTTTTGTGCCGATGCCATCATGGAGGCGGTTGATGGTGGAGTTGAGCTTATAATTGCGATCACCGAAGGTGTGCCGGTAATGGACATGCTGAAAGTGAAAAACTTCATGGCAGGCAAAGCGTGCAGGCTGATTGGTCCGAACTGTCCCGGAATTATTACTCCAGGTGAGTGCAAGATCGGTATTATGCCGGGTTCAATTCATAAGCCTGGCGGTCCGGTTGGGGTTGTTTCCCGTTCAGGAACACTCACTTATGAAGTCGTCGATCAGCTTACCAAGCTCGGTATTGGCCAGACCACCTGCATAGGTATCGGTGGCGACCCGGTAAACGGTACCAATTTTATTGATGTGCTGTCAGCTTTTGAGGCCGATCCTGAAACCAGGGGAATTGTGATGGTCGGCGAGATTGGCGGTAATGCAGAAGAGGAAGCTGCAGCTTTTATTAATGAGCATGTTACCAAGCCAGTTGTCGGTTTTATTGCGGGCTTGACAGCTCCTCCGGGGCGCAGGATGGGCCATGCAGGCGCGATTATCAGCGGTGGCAGCGGTACCGGCCAGGCGAAGATCGAGGCCATGCGCGAAAATGGTATCACCGTTTGTGAAAACCTCGGCCTTATCGGTCAGGTTTGTAAAGATACATTCGGCCTGTAA
- the sucC gene encoding ADP-forming succinate--CoA ligase subunit beta has translation MKIHEYQAKELFRQYDVPVPEGKAAVTVDEAVEIAGGLGGYPVVVKAQIHAGGRGKGGGVKLAKSQEEAREHAEAILGMNLVTPQTGPEGRLVQKLLVEAGQDIREELYLSLLVDRDSARVVIMTCREGGMDIEEVAERSPEKIIKVAVDPLLGLQGYHLRELIFGLDLPKEVQKSFAGLVRNLFTLFVEKDCSLVEINPLIITGGDEVLALDAKVDIDSNALFRHKDILSYRDTDEEDPLEVEASEFNLNYINLDGNVGNIVNGAGLAMATMDIIKNAGAEPANFMDVGGGATAEMVENGLRIILRDEKVKAVLINIFGGILRCDVFAEGVVQAAKSVGLNIPVVVRMEGTNVEEGRRILAESGLNLLTAVDLKDAAEKIAAAVK, from the coding sequence ATGAAAATTCACGAGTATCAGGCAAAAGAACTCTTTCGGCAATATGATGTTCCTGTACCGGAAGGAAAGGCAGCAGTTACTGTAGACGAGGCTGTTGAAATCGCAGGTGGTCTGGGCGGTTATCCGGTTGTAGTCAAGGCTCAGATCCACGCTGGCGGACGCGGTAAAGGCGGTGGAGTAAAGCTTGCCAAGTCACAGGAGGAAGCCCGGGAGCATGCCGAGGCAATCCTGGGAATGAATCTGGTTACTCCCCAGACCGGACCCGAAGGCCGTCTGGTTCAGAAACTGCTTGTTGAAGCGGGGCAGGATATCAGGGAAGAACTCTACCTCAGCCTGCTGGTAGATCGCGATTCTGCCAGAGTTGTGATCATGACCTGCCGAGAAGGCGGTATGGATATCGAAGAGGTGGCTGAGCGCTCTCCTGAGAAAATCATCAAAGTGGCTGTCGATCCTCTTCTCGGCCTGCAGGGATATCATCTTCGCGAACTCATTTTCGGGCTTGATCTTCCCAAAGAGGTCCAGAAAAGTTTTGCCGGTCTGGTTCGTAATCTGTTCACGCTCTTCGTGGAAAAAGATTGCTCCCTGGTCGAGATCAATCCGCTTATCATCACCGGCGGTGACGAGGTGCTGGCCCTCGATGCCAAGGTCGACATAGACTCCAATGCCTTGTTCAGACACAAGGATATCCTCAGCTACCGTGACACAGACGAAGAAGATCCCCTGGAAGTAGAAGCATCTGAGTTTAACCTCAACTACATCAACCTCGACGGAAATGTCGGCAATATCGTTAACGGTGCCGGCCTTGCCATGGCGACCATGGACATCATCAAAAATGCAGGTGCCGAGCCCGCCAACTTTATGGATGTTGGTGGTGGTGCTACTGCGGAGATGGTTGAGAACGGTCTGCGTATCATCCTGCGTGATGAGAAAGTAAAAGCGGTATTGATCAATATTTTCGGCGGCATTCTCCGTTGCGACGTCTTTGCCGAAGGTGTTGTGCAGGCAGCTAAAAGCGTAGGGCTGAACATTCCGGTCGTAGTGCGGATGGAAGGCACCAATGTCGAGGAGGGAAGAAGAATTCTTGCCGAATCCGGCTTGAATCTGCTGACCGCTGTTGACCTGAAAGATGCTGCTGAGAAAATTGCTGCTGCGGTTAAATAA
- a CDS encoding 2-oxoacid:acceptor oxidoreductase family protein, translating to MKRTRLVFSGSGGQGVITAAIILAEAAVIHEGMNATQSQSYGAAARGGTTRSDVIISEHEINFPVVSQPNILVCLTQKAYTSYAPEIRPGGTLLTDTRFVETTKNVDARQVELPMYESVMEQIGKPIVFNICVLGALIGLADLVKPDSVMKAIADRVPKDFVEMNKTALGIGYELGLANKLY from the coding sequence ATGAAACGTACACGACTTGTCTTTTCAGGCTCCGGAGGCCAGGGCGTGATTACCGCAGCCATTATTCTGGCAGAAGCGGCGGTAATCCATGAGGGTATGAACGCCACCCAGTCCCAGAGTTATGGCGCTGCTGCGCGAGGCGGGACGACACGAAGTGATGTTATCATCTCTGAGCATGAAATCAACTTTCCTGTTGTTTCACAACCCAACATTCTGGTCTGCCTTACTCAGAAGGCGTATACCAGCTATGCACCGGAGATACGACCTGGCGGCACTCTTTTGACCGATACACGATTTGTGGAAACGACGAAGAATGTGGATGCCAGACAGGTTGAATTGCCCATGTACGAAAGTGTTATGGAGCAGATCGGTAAGCCGATTGTTTTCAACATCTGTGTGCTTGGCGCTCTGATAGGTCTTGCAGATCTGGTGAAGCCGGATTCTGTCATGAAGGCAATTGCCGACCGGGTGCCGAAAGATTTTGTTGAAATGAACAAAACCGCTTTGGGCATCGGCTACGAACTTGGTCTGGCAAACAAGTTGTACTAA
- a CDS encoding 2-oxoacid:ferredoxin oxidoreductase subunit beta, translating to MAVQDYIRQRFFPHMWCPGCGHGIVLNSLLRAVEQLELDKNDIVMTSGIGCSARISGYVDFHSLHTIHGRALAFATGVKLSKPELTLLVPMGDGDALAIGGNHFIHAARRNIDMTAIVMNNRIYGMTGGQFSPLSGCGIKATTAPYTTIDNDFNVVDLAAAAGATFVARSTVYHAKESTELLKNAIQHKGFSVVEILSQCPTHFGRKNKGGDAAAMMENYKNITAPVGSKTLEENPELLGRGIFVQKERPEYCQEYDKIIEVAMKGASK from the coding sequence ATGGCTGTTCAAGATTATATCAGACAAAGATTTTTCCCTCATATGTGGTGTCCGGGATGCGGACACGGCATCGTGCTGAACTCTCTGCTCCGCGCAGTGGAGCAGCTGGAACTGGACAAAAACGACATCGTCATGACATCCGGAATCGGCTGCTCAGCCAGAATTTCCGGATATGTTGACTTTCACTCGTTGCATACAATCCACGGTCGAGCCCTGGCATTTGCCACAGGTGTGAAACTTTCCAAGCCTGAACTCACCCTTTTGGTGCCCATGGGCGATGGCGATGCACTGGCAATTGGTGGTAATCACTTCATACATGCCGCCAGAAGAAACATCGATATGACCGCCATAGTCATGAATAACCGTATTTACGGTATGACAGGAGGTCAGTTCTCTCCACTCTCCGGTTGTGGCATTAAGGCAACTACCGCCCCATATACTACAATTGATAATGATTTCAATGTGGTTGATCTGGCAGCCGCCGCAGGAGCAACCTTTGTAGCGCGCTCAACCGTGTATCACGCCAAGGAATCCACAGAACTGCTCAAAAATGCGATTCAGCATAAGGGCTTTTCTGTAGTTGAGATTCTCTCCCAGTGTCCGACCCATTTTGGCCGTAAAAATAAGGGTGGAGATGCCGCCGCGATGATGGAAAACTACAAGAACATCACCGCACCGGTCGGCTCAAAGACTCTCGAGGAGAACCCTGAATTGCTGGGACGTGGTATTTTCGTGCAGAAGGAGAGACCGGAATACTGCCAAGAGTATGACAAGATTATCGAAGTTGCAATGAAGGGGGCGTCCAAATGA
- a CDS encoding 2-oxoacid:acceptor oxidoreductase subunit alpha, whose amino-acid sequence MENKIKFVQGNEACVEGALYAGVDFYAGYPITPSTEIAEVLSQRLPQAGGKFIQMEDEIASMCAIIGASLTGHKVMTATSGPGFSLKQEAIGYACMAEIPCVIANVQRGGPSTGNPTHVSQGDINQARWGTHGDHAIIALTASNHQDVFEMTIDAFNLAETYRTPVILLLDEAIGHMREKLEIPAAGEIELVERLRTSVPKGVDYRPYLPREDGRLPMSDFGGEHRYNVTGLYHDMWGFPSASPQVVNELLRHLVDKIDINIEKITRYKEYFLDDAEYILVSYGSSARSAIHLAKNRREKGEKIGVLELQSIWPFPHDLVREKCSRAKSVVVVEMNLGQVMAQVKASVDNPEKVFLANRIDGKLITPSDIKRLLRVIQGRGI is encoded by the coding sequence ATGGAAAATAAGATCAAATTTGTTCAGGGTAACGAAGCCTGTGTGGAAGGGGCGTTGTACGCTGGTGTCGACTTCTACGCGGGGTACCCCATTACTCCGTCCACAGAAATCGCTGAAGTACTATCCCAGAGACTGCCTCAGGCGGGTGGCAAGTTTATTCAGATGGAAGATGAAATAGCTTCCATGTGCGCTATTATCGGTGCCTCACTGACTGGCCATAAAGTAATGACCGCGACCAGCGGCCCGGGTTTCTCTCTCAAGCAGGAAGCCATCGGTTACGCCTGCATGGCAGAGATTCCCTGCGTTATCGCCAATGTGCAGCGTGGCGGCCCATCTACCGGTAACCCAACCCATGTGAGTCAGGGTGACATCAATCAGGCTCGCTGGGGTACCCATGGTGATCATGCCATCATTGCTCTTACTGCATCCAATCATCAGGATGTGTTTGAAATGACAATCGATGCCTTCAACCTGGCGGAAACCTACCGTACACCGGTAATTCTCCTGCTTGATGAAGCGATTGGCCACATGCGTGAAAAGCTGGAAATTCCGGCAGCTGGTGAGATCGAACTTGTCGAGCGACTTCGTACCTCCGTGCCTAAAGGTGTTGATTACCGACCATATCTGCCTCGTGAAGATGGGCGGTTGCCGATGTCTGATTTTGGTGGCGAGCATCGTTACAATGTAACCGGTCTCTACCACGATATGTGGGGCTTTCCATCAGCCAGTCCCCAGGTAGTCAATGAACTCCTGCGACACCTGGTGGACAAGATCGATATAAATATCGAGAAGATTACCCGCTATAAAGAGTACTTTCTCGATGATGCGGAATACATTCTGGTTTCTTACGGATCTTCAGCACGATCTGCTATTCATCTTGCCAAGAACAGGCGCGAAAAAGGTGAGAAGATCGGCGTGTTAGAGCTTCAGTCAATCTGGCCATTTCCACATGATCTGGTTCGCGAAAAATGTTCAAGGGCGAAGTCCGTTGTTGTTGTTGAAATGAACCTTGGTCAGGTAATGGCACAGGTAAAAGCTTCTGTAGACAATCCGGAAAAAGTATTTCTGGCAAACCGTATCGACGGCAAACTCATCACACCTTCTGACATCAAGAGACTTCTTCGGGTCATCCAGGGGAGGGGGATTTAA
- a CDS encoding 4Fe-4S dicluster domain-containing protein yields MHHQRGTEKSVKKKVMARQKLQEIIINRDWCKGCSICIALCPKNVLELDKKEKATVARPEDCIVCKLCELRCPDLAITVLTSQEGENGK; encoded by the coding sequence ATGCATCACCAACGAGGGACGGAAAAATCCGTTAAAAAAAAGGTTATGGCGAGGCAAAAACTTCAGGAAATCATAATCAACCGGGACTGGTGCAAAGGGTGCTCTATTTGTATTGCGCTCTGTCCCAAAAATGTTCTTGAACTTGACAAAAAGGAGAAGGCGACGGTTGCTCGGCCTGAGGATTGCATTGTGTGCAAACTATGTGAACTGCGATGTCCGGATCTCGCAATTACTGTGCTGACAAGTCAGGAAGGGGAAAATGGAAAATAA
- a CDS encoding GntR family transcriptional regulator, whose amino-acid sequence MGAVHKNSEEEVYAKIKNAIRKRYIKQGSQLVEITLAQQLGVSRTPVRSAIKRLESEGVVKSIPNRGAFVITPTSQEIEETYQVRMELEQMAARLTAVSISSKQVNELLDLVEREKNIFDWTNLDEYDVLNASLHLKIAEFSGNNVLYYYVKELLDRTRIYLILFDPFFKLEYSPTVDAHLGIVEALSRHDVELSSSLVRDHLQSSVDGLEKAEVMPEDYLSL is encoded by the coding sequence ATGGGAGCAGTTCATAAAAATTCAGAGGAAGAAGTCTACGCAAAGATTAAAAACGCAATTCGTAAGCGTTATATCAAGCAAGGCAGTCAGCTCGTGGAGATCACACTGGCCCAGCAACTCGGCGTCAGCAGAACTCCAGTCAGAAGTGCCATCAAACGCCTGGAATCTGAAGGTGTAGTAAAATCGATTCCCAACCGGGGCGCTTTTGTGATCACCCCCACGAGCCAGGAAATAGAGGAAACGTATCAGGTACGCATGGAGCTGGAGCAAATGGCTGCACGCCTTACGGCAGTCTCCATATCCAGCAAGCAGGTAAATGAACTGCTGGATCTGGTCGAGCGTGAGAAAAACATATTCGACTGGACCAACCTCGACGAATATGACGTATTAAATGCCAGCCTGCACCTGAAAATAGCCGAATTTTCAGGCAACAATGTATTGTATTACTATGTCAAGGAACTGCTTGACCGCACCAGAATCTACCTGATTCTCTTCGATCCGTTCTTTAAGTTGGAATACAGCCCCACAGTTGATGCACATCTGGGAATTGTGGAAGCTCTCTCCAGACACGATGTGGAGTTATCTTCTTCACTGGTTCGGGACCATCTTCAAAGCTCAGTAGATGGTCTGGAAAAAGCTGAAGTTATGCCTGAAGATTATCTATCGCTTTGA
- the nadA gene encoding quinolinate synthase NadA: MSHPNADAPIIPEVHVPDNPVWPALGEAATKTLKTDIKKMLQEQNAVLVAHYYTDGEIQDLAEETGGCVADSLEMARFGTEHAAKTLVVAGVRFMGETSKILNNEKRVIMPDLAATCSLDEGCPKEMFSQFCDAHPEHTVVVYANTSAEVKARSDWVVTSGIALPIIKHLAEKGEKILWGPDKHLGRYVQRLTGAEMLFWPGSCVVHEEFRSVALERLRKLHPDAAILVHPESPEQVVDQADVVGSTTALIDAVKTMDHQEFIVATDAGIFNKMRQVAPDKVLLEAPTMGEGATCQSCARCPWMGMNSLQNLAEVLKNGSNEVEVSANLAAKARLPIQRMLDFAKTMRK; the protein is encoded by the coding sequence ATGTCGCATCCTAACGCTGACGCCCCTATCATTCCCGAAGTACATGTTCCTGATAACCCGGTCTGGCCCGCACTCGGCGAGGCCGCAACCAAAACTCTCAAGACAGATATCAAAAAGATGCTGCAAGAGCAGAACGCGGTACTGGTCGCCCACTACTACACCGATGGTGAAATTCAGGATCTCGCTGAAGAAACTGGCGGTTGCGTAGCTGATTCACTTGAAATGGCCCGCTTTGGAACAGAACATGCTGCCAAGACCCTGGTCGTGGCCGGCGTTCGCTTTATGGGAGAAACCTCGAAAATTCTCAACAATGAAAAGCGGGTCATAATGCCCGATCTGGCAGCCACCTGTTCACTCGACGAAGGGTGCCCCAAGGAAATGTTCTCCCAATTCTGCGACGCACATCCGGAACATACCGTGGTGGTTTACGCCAACACCAGTGCGGAAGTGAAAGCTCGCTCTGACTGGGTGGTTACTTCCGGTATTGCCCTGCCAATTATCAAGCATCTGGCAGAGAAAGGTGAAAAAATCCTCTGGGGACCAGATAAACATCTCGGTCGCTACGTTCAGCGCCTTACCGGAGCAGAGATGCTTTTCTGGCCAGGCTCCTGTGTCGTACACGAGGAGTTTCGCTCAGTAGCTCTTGAACGATTAAGAAAACTTCATCCTGATGCAGCCATTCTTGTTCACCCTGAGTCACCGGAACAGGTTGTAGACCAGGCTGATGTGGTAGGATCAACCACCGCCCTGATCGATGCTGTCAAGACTATGGACCATCAGGAGTTCATAGTCGCCACAGATGCCGGAATTTTTAACAAGATGCGCCAGGTAGCACCAGACAAGGTCTTGCTTGAAGCACCAACGATGGGTGAAGGAGCAACCTGCCAGAGTTGCGCACGATGCCCCTGGATGGGTATGAATTCCTTGCAGAATCTTGCCGAGGTGCTAAAAAATGGCAGCAACGAAGTTGAAGTTTCGGCCAACCTTGCTGCAAAAGCCAGGCTGCCGATTCAGCGCATGCTCGATTTTGCCAAAACCATGCGAAAATAA